One genomic region from Rosa rugosa chromosome 1, drRosRugo1.1, whole genome shotgun sequence encodes:
- the LOC133722309 gene encoding GTP-binding protein At3g49725, chloroplastic-like, which yields MLRTISISRTPLRSLFQNRAPHCSIPNQTPSPPCNSSSLISYSLYSTSSKQEKEDRNEVVSLFNRDPAAPPRLFVVQPRLRPDSILHVKLNEALSLANSLEEQRNGCFKNNLCDKETPPHVVVQNPIVRHQTRADTYFGKGTLEAVKCYLNAAEEKDQVDAVFVNTTLSGIQQRNLEAMLGKPVLDRVGLIIEIFNAHACTKEGKLQAELAALMYKKTRLIRMRGPGGRLGFGMGGEAEVVSARGRGNAGAGFISGAGETELQLQRRRILERRSSLLQQIKDVRRTRAVQRASRKRHGSSGQGLATVAVVGYTNAGKSTLVSALSHSDLYSDSRLFATVDPRLRSVLLPSGGKVLVSDTVGFISDLPVQLVEAFHATLEEVVEADLLVHVLDCTAPNLEEHRSTVLHVLEQIGVSKEKLENMIEVWNKIDNEGEDRGMDVNESLDDGEDGEVSGLSEEDDVESELSPGAANCKADDPLSELSAENPEAMDDQELDSEDNQDHWGEEGGFSMGSKTLNDQQSEYPKDWAAEKQLQSQAPSGPHVRTSAITGVGLQELLELIDEKLKVPNVVEKGVFDRKWRPPRTEEAGLAVEQ from the exons ATGCTGAGAACCATTTCTATCTCCCGGACTCCTCTGAGGTCCCTCTTCCAAAATCGAGCTCCTCATTGTTCAATCCCAAACCAAACCCCATCACCACCATGTAACTCTTCCAGTTTGATCTCCTATTCTCTTTACTCGACGTCATCAAAGCAAGAGAAGGAGGACAGAAATGAGGTCGTTTCGCTTTTCAACAGAGATCCAGCTGCCCCTCCGAGGCTCTTTGTGGTCCAGCCCCGGCTTCGTCCCGATTCTATCTTGCACGTTAAGCTCAACGAAGCTCTCAGCCTTGCTAACTCTCTTGAAGAACAGCGAAATGGATGCTTCAAAAACAATTTGTGTGATAAGGAAACACCACCGCACGTTGTTGTTCAAAACCCAATAGTGAGGCACCAAACTCGTGCAG ATACATATTTTGGAAAAGGAACTTTGGAAGCTGTTAAGTGTTATCTGAATGCTGCGGAAGAAA AGGATCAAGTGGATGCTGTTTTTGTGAATACAACTCTGTCTGGAATTCAGCAGAGGAACTTGGAGGCAA TGTTGGGCAAACCAGTCTTGGACCGTGTGGGTCTTATAATAGAGATTTTCAATGCTCATGCCTGCACAAAGGAGGGAAAGCTTCAG GCCGAGTTAGCAGCACTAATGTATAAGAAAACAAGACTTATACGAATGCGTGGTCCAGGTGGACGCTTAGGTTTTGGAATGGGTGGAGAAGCTGAAGTTGTTAGTGCCCGAGG GAGAGGAAATGCTGGAGCTGGATTCATTAGTGGGGCAGGAGAAACTGAACTTCAACTTCAACGACGAAG AATTTTAGAAAGGAGGAGTAGTCTGCTGCAACAAATTAAGGATGTTCGTCGTACACGAGCTGTGCAACGTGCTTCTCGCAAGAGGCATGGAAGCTCTGGTCAAGGCTTAGCTACTGTTGCTGTTGTGGGGTATACAAATGCT GGGAAATCTACATTGGTGAGTGCCCTCTCACATAGTGATCTCTACAGTGATTCTCG ATTGTTTGCAACAGTTGACCCTAGATTGAGAAGTGTACTTCTTCCTTCAGG GGGGAAAGTGCTTGTTAGCGATACAGTAGGATTTATTTCAGATTTGCCAGTGCAG TTAGTGGAAGCATTTCATGCGACTTTAGAAGAAGTTGTGGAGGCTGATCTGCTTGTG CATGTGTTGGATTGCACTGCTCCTAATCTTGAGGAGCACCGATCAACTGTGTTACATGTTCTTGAGCAAATCGGTGTATCCAAGGAGAAGCTTGAGAATATGATAGAAGTTTGGAATAAG ATTGACAATGAGGGAGAGGATAGGGGAATGGATGTTAATGAATCTCTTGATGATGGTGAAGATGGTGAGGTGAGCGGCCTCTCAGAAGAAGATGATGTGGAGTCTGAGCTGTCACCAGGAGCAGCAAACTGTAAGGCTGATGATCCTTTGTCTGAGCTGTCAGCAGAGAATCCCGAAGCGATGGATGACCAAGAACTCGATTCAGAAGATAACCAAGATCATTGGGGTGAAGAAGGTGGTTTCAGCATGGGCTCTAAGACTCTGAATGACCAACAAAGTGAGTACCCTAAGGACTGGGCAGCGGAAAAACAATTGCAATCACAAGCTCCATCTGGTCCACATGTTAGAACTTCTGCCATAACGGGAGTCGGCTTGCAAGAGTTGTTAGAGCTCATTGATGAGAAACTGAAGGTCCCAAATGTTGTGGAAAAGGGTGTATTTGATCGAAAATGGAGGCCCCCTCGTACAGAGGAGGCGGGTCTAGCAGTTGAACAATGA
- the LOC133722342 gene encoding probable pectin methylesterase CGR2, with amino-acid sequence MSRRQVGSTRRNANFPFAGAFNSKSKSSPLLSIGLVVVGAILLIGYVYKGSGAFGGSKVVSRVEGDFSCTSEVQRAIPFLQKAYSGSMHKVLHIGPDTCSVVSALLKEEETEAWGVEPYELEDADSHCKSLVRKGIVRVADIKFPLPYKAKSFSLVIVSDALDYLSPKYLNRTLPEIARVSIDGLVIFSGFPGQQKAKVSELSKFGRPAKMRSASWWVRYFVQTSLEENEAASKKFEQAAKKGSYQPSCQVFHLNSYH; translated from the exons ATGTCGAGGAGGCAGGTGGGATCCACGCGCCGGAACGCGAACTTTCCGTTTGCCGGAGCCTTCAATTCGAAATCGAAGTCATCTCCTTTGTTGTCCATAGGGCTTGTAGTTGTG GGAGCTATTCTTCTAATCGGCTATGTTTATAAAGGCTCAG GTGCCTTTGGGGGTAGCAAAGTAGTTAGCAGAGTTGAAG GGGACTTCTCATGCACGTCAGAAGTTCAGAGAGCGATACCTTTTCTGCAGAAAGCGTATAGTGGTAGCATGCACAAAGTTCTGCACATTGGCCCTGATACCTGTTCGGTTGTCTCTGCGTtgttgaaagaagaggaaactgAAGCATGGGGAGTGGAACCATATGAGCTAGAGGATGCTGATAGCCATTGCAAGAGTCTTGTGCGTAAAGGCATTGTGCGTGTGGCTGACATTAAGTTCCCTCTACCATACAAAGCAAAGTCTTTCTCCCTTGTGATTGTTTCAGATGCTTTGGATTACCTCTCCCCAAAATATCTGAATAGGACTCTTCCAGAAATTGCAAGAGTGTCTATTGATGGTCTTGTTATTTTTTCAG GTTTCCCAGGTCAACAGAAAGCTAAAGTTTCTGAATTGTCAAAATTTGGACGTCCT GCCAAAATGAGGAGTGCTTCTTGGTGGGTACGCTATTTTGTTCAGACCAGCTTAGAAGAAAATGAAGCTGCGAGCAAGAAGTTTGAGCAGGCAGCAAAAAAGGGGTCGTACCAGCCAAGCTGTCAAGTGTTTCACCTTAACTCATATCACTAA
- the LOC133722333 gene encoding pentatricopeptide repeat-containing protein At3g49710 encodes MNQLRWTFQTFRNVLKTCIAERDLFTGKALHALYFKSLLPSSTYISNHFILLYSKCGRLISARNAFSATQDPNVFSFNAIMAAYAKESQTRIAHNLFDEIPQPDLVSYNTLISAYAERGETEQALGLFSGMREVGLDADGFTISAVITGCCDDVGLIRELHSLIVKGGFDSYVSVNNALLTYYSKNGLLEEAKRVFNVMGEMRDEVTWNSMIVAYGQHRNGLKALGLFQEMVRRGFDVDMFTLASVLTAFTCVEDLLGGHQFHAKLIKTGFHQNSHVGSGLIDLYSKCAGGMSECRKVFEEIPAPDLVLWNTMISGYSQNDEFSEDAIDCLRQMQRVGYYPDDCSFVCVISACSNLSSPFQGKQIHALAIKSEIPSNRISVNNALVAMYSKCGNLRDARRLFDRMPEHNTVSLNSMIAGYAQHGIGMESLCLFEHMLQTDVVPTSITFISVLSACAHSGKVEEGRKYFSMMQEKFRIEPDVGHYSCMIDLLGRAGKLGEAESLIEVMPFSPGTIGWATLLSACRTHGNIELAVKAANQLLQLEPSNAVPYVMLSNMYSRAGKWDEVAKIRTLMRDRGVKKKPGLSWIEVNKRIHVFVAEDGSHPMIKEIHEYLEEMSMKIKRAGYVPDVTWALVKDDETVEGEKEIMLGHHSEKLAVAFGLISTREGEPILVVKNLRICGDCHNAIKFISAIAGREITVRDAHRFHCFKEGQCSCGDYW; translated from the coding sequence ATGAACCAACTCCGATGGACCTTCCAAACCTTCCGCAACGTTTTAAAGACGTGCATAGCCGAAAGAGACCTCTTCACAGGCAAAGCCCTCCATGCACTATACTTCAAGTCCCTCCTTCCTTCTTCCACCTACATTTCCAACCACTTCATCCTCCTCTACTCCAAATGCGGCCGTCTCATCTCCGCCCGGAACGCCTTTTCCGCCACCCAAGACCCCAATGTCTTCTCCTTCAACGCCATCATGGCCGCCTACGCGAAAGAATCGCAGACCCGAATTGCACACAACTTGTTCGATGAAATTCCCCAACCGGACCTGGTCTCTTACAACACCCTCATTTCGGCTTATGCCGAGAGGGGAGAGACTGAGCAGGCATTGGGGTTGTTTAGTGGGATGAGAGAAGTGGGTCTTGATGCTGATGGGTTTACTATCTCGGCGGTGATCACGGGTTGTTGTGATGATGTTGGTTTGATTAGGGAGTTGCATTCGTTGATAGTTAAAGGTGGGTTTGATTCGTATGTTTCGGTGAACAATGCGTTGTTGACTTACTATAGTAAGAATGGGTTGTTGGAGGAGGCGAAGAGGGTGTTTAATGTGATGGGAGAAATGAGAGATGAAGTGACATGGAATTCGATGATTGTGGCGTATGGGCAGCACCGAAATGGGTTGAAGGCGCTGGGGTTGTTTCAAGAAATGGTGAGGAGGGGGTTTGATGTGGACATGTTTACATTGGCTAGTGTGTTGACTGCGTTTACTTGCGTGGAGGACTTGTTGGGTGGGCATCAGTTTCATGCTAAGTTGATCAAAACCGGTTTCCACCAGAATTCTCATGTTGGGAGTGGGCTGATTGATTTGTATTCGAAGTGTGCTGGTGGCATGTCAGAGTGCAGGAAAGTATTTGAAGAGATTCCTGCTCCGGATTTGGTTCTCTGGAACACAATGATTTCTGGATACTCTCAAAATGACGAGTTCTCTGAAGATGCTATTGATTGTTTGCGGCAGATGCAACGTGTTGGTTACTACCCTGATGATTGCAGCTTCGTCTGTGTGATTAGTGCATGCTCTAATTTGTCATCACCCTTCCAGGGGAAGCAGATACATGCCTTGGCAATCAAATCTGAGATCCCTTCGAATAGGATTTCAGTGAATAATGCTCTAGTTGCAATGTACTCGAAATGCGGGAATCTTCGTGATGCAAGAAGGTTATTTGATAGGATGCCGGAGCATAATACTGTCTCTTTAAATTCGATGATTGCAGGTTATGCACAGCATGGGATTGGAATGGAATCATTGTGCCTTTTCGAACATATGCTTCAGACCGATGTTGTTCCAACAAGTATAACCTTTATCTCTGTCCTTTCTGCTTGTGCTCACTCTGGAAAAGTTGAGGAGGGTCGGAAGTACTTCAGTATGATGCAGGAGAAGTTCAGAATCGAACCAGATGTAGGACATTATTCATGCATGATTGATCTTTTAGGTCGAGCAGGCAAACTGGGCGAAGCTGAGAGTCTCATTGAGGTGATGCCATTCAGCCCTGGCACCATTGGTTGGGCTACATTACTCAGTGCCTGTAGAACACATGGAAATATTGAACTAGCAGTTAAGGCAGCCAATCAGTTGCTTCAGTTGGAACCTTCAAATGCTGTTCCATATGTTATGCTGTCGAATATGTATTCTAGAGCTGGCAAATGGGATGAGGTAGCAAAAATTAGAACGTTGATGCGAGATAGAGGAGTGAAGAAGAAACCAGGTTTAAGTTGGATTGAGGTGAATAAGAGGATACATGTTTTTGTGGCTGAAGATGGCTCCCACCCAATGATTAAAGAAATTCATGAATACTTGGAGGAGATGTCAATGAAGATTAAGCGAGCTGGGTATGTGCCTGATGTAACATGGGCCTTGGTAAAGGATGACGAAACTGTCGAAGGAGAGAAGGAGATAATGTTAGGGCATCACAGTGAAAAGTTAGCAGTTGCATTTGGTTTGATCTCAACAAGAGAAGGGGAGCCTATACTTGTGGTGAAGAATCTGAGGATATGTGGTGATTGCCACAATGCAATCAAGTTTATCTCTGCCATTGCTGGGAGGGAAATCACTGTGAGGGACGCCCACAGGTTTCATTGCTTCAAGGAAGGGCAGTGCTCTTGTGGGGATTATTGGTGA